GCGATTTCGTTGAGGGTGCTTTGAAGGACTTGGCGTTGTAGATCGTCTGCAGGCTGTACTACTTCCATAATCTGCATGGGGGTCGAGAATATGTGGCGCCCAGGTTATCACTGAGGTTTTGATGAGATATTAAGTGGTCTAATGCAAGACAGAAAAGGTATTGAACGAgagtgatgaggatgaatAATGCATGATGGATGAATAAGAAATTGGAGTAGGTGGAGgtggtaggtactaaggtatggAGTACAAGGATAGGTACGTAGTAGTGCCACAGCCTGGAGCTTAATTCCGTTCCAACCCTGTTCGTATTACCTGTCATGACGATGTGGGACTCGCGTTGAGTGGTTCGCGTCCTGCATTGTAATCACTACAGTCTTTACGCGTTCTACGTGCTAAATTAATCGCGACACTCAATTCCACTGTCTACATCCCTCATGATCACAATCTGCTTGCTGTCCATACATTTTCAGTCGAGATCGCACGAACTTTCAACTATACGATCATAAGACTATAGCCATGGATAAAGACACCAGAGCCGAATATGAAAATCAATCGCAGCAATTGCGCATTGACCTAAAAACTTGGGAAACAGAATGGGCAAAATCGCACGACGGCCAGAAGCCAGGAAGAGGAGATATTAAAGCAAACAAAGACATCGGCAAGTTCCCCAAATCTGTAGAGCAACCGCCTTTCTAACAGTCGACAGCTTCCAAATACAAGCACTACAACAAGGTTCGAGATATTCTCTCGGGCAAAATACCAATCCCTTCGAAGGAAGCCCCCGAGTCCGCAAAGGGAAAATTAGATGGTCTACCAGCACAAACGCCCACGAAACAGAACAAGCATATCGAAACTCCAGCCAAGAATCGTACCCAACACCATGATGAGGAGCTCATGAATACCCCAGCTATATCACGGAAACTGTTCAGTCCCACTTCTGTCACCTCGGTTGGTCCTACACCACAACGAGATGGTCAAGTACTTGGACTTTTCGATTTACTGGTAGAGAAAGAACTAGGAACGCCATCAAGGAACGATTCTGCGATCAAGACGGGGTCCGCTCGAAAGATTGATGCTACTCCAAGTAAGAGGTCAGCAGCAACggatgacgacgaagaagaaaggcTTGGCCGAACCCCTATGTCGTCTAGCAAACGACAGCGACTAAACCACTTCATGACTCCATTAAAGAATAAGGATAGAAATCATGATGCTGTGACGCCTTCTTCGATTTCCAAGCTTCAATTTGACACGCCAGCATTTTTGAAGCGCAATACCCTACCAGTTCTGGACGAGAACGGCGATTTTGACGCCCCGGCTCCTCTACGGCTACCACGCAAACCATTTGCAAGAGGTCTCAGCGAAATTGTAGCAAGTTTACGGAAGGTTGAGGAGGAAAATCTGGATGATGACCTTGATGCATTGCGCGATGTTGAGGATGGTGGAGCGGGTGAAGCGAAACCAAAGACGTTTTTCCCATCCAAACCTAAGGACAACGTACCGGTCTACGACAACGAAACACAGCAACTACCGCTTGGTGGTTTTGATGACGAAGGTGCGTACGACAGTCCAGTGGAGGGAGACAATCCGACGAGAGTgtacaagaagaagggccaGAAGCGAACAACAAGAATGGCCAAGATGCGTCCAGTCCGGGTCAAGAGACCTGAGGATATGGCAGCAAATCCTCAAAGCGATGTGGAGAACGATGAAGTGCAAGCTGGTGGTGAGGATGCTGGATCTGATTTCGATGAGATATCTGAGAAGAAGCCCACGCAGAAGAAGGAGGGCGCTGTCAAGAAAGCAGCACGAAAGGTGAATGAGTTAGCACATGCAAACTTCCAAAGACTGAAGCTTAGGAATCACGGATCCAAGGGTGGGCCAGGCTTTAATAGTAGATTCCGCCGAAGAAAGTAACGAGAGCAGTCTTGGTTGGTACATGAGTTATCTATCATGAGATGCATTATATGGCGTCCTGGTTCAAAGGTTATACCAACAGATGAGAAGAGGCAATGCATGGGTGATTATGTTATATACCTAGTATAAATGAGCGTTGGAGAAGAATTCAATATGATTTTGGTTTTTTTATGGATGTATTTGTTTGTTGCACACACTTTATGGCTAGTACTCAATCTTCACCCGGGCTGTTCTCTGAACATAAAGTGATTGCCATATCCAAGCTTCTAGAAGGAGTTTTCTTCATGTACAGAAGAGAGAAGCCTCAGCTTCCAGTAGGTGTTTGAGCCCATTTAACTACCTAAGGCTTAGCGCTGTCCCTCCCGACAGGTATGGATGGCCCTGCTACCTACAGCCAATGCATGCGTCATGTGGCAGTCCACGATTGGTACCTAGCCATTCAATCGGGCAATCAATGTTTAATACTTCCATCCTTACCCCCATAGGTAACTTTCCCACTAAAATATCAAACAAAGAAACGCGAGGGAGCCAAACTTCACCatatatttctttctttcttttttgtaAAGAGCTAAACCCCGAGACGCTCTTGCCTTTCTTTGTTCTCGTCAATTCGGAAACAGGTAGTTACATTGTTTGGGTCCGCGTGCACTTCGCTATTTGCTGGGCGCGTCGCAATTTTTAGTCATCACCACTTGCGACTCTTCTCATTGTACACCCTCCCCTTGTTCTGTAGACTTTACAAAGTCAAGTCTTGCTATTTCAGGAAGAACAGCCGTTACTGCCGGGCTCATTAGAATCGCCTATTTGTCACACAGCAGGTTCAGCTAGATCAGGTTTGCTGAGAGTTCAATTTCCTCCAAATCAATTTTTCACATACATGTTGTGCACTCGATAGAAGAGGACAAGGCGTCCGATATGCCGGTAAGTTGGGAGGACCAGTAGCAGTGAACTTTGTTCGTTAATACTTTTCAGCATATCGATCtggacgaagatgatgggaTTGACGTCCCACCAGAGGTGTTAGCTAATCCCAACATCGACTGGATGACATCCTCGAATCAAAATGATGGCTTTGATGATGTGTTTGAGGACGCTTTTGTTCCACAAGAACCGTGCACCAGCATCGGCCATGGGACGCCTAAGATGTGGACCAAGTTTGGTGAGACggaggatgaggaggaagaccGCATGAGTGTGATGGAACAGGTCGATTTATCTTCAATGTCGCCTGCTCCGAGTCCACCCAACTATGACTCGGGTCCTGGTGACCTTTTCGAGGGCATGGATGTCGAGATGCTTGATGATATGGAGCCAGAGATGGC
This Fusarium poae strain DAOMC 252244 chromosome 3, whole genome shotgun sequence DNA region includes the following protein-coding sequences:
- the SLD2 gene encoding DNA replication regulator sld2 (BUSCO:45835at5125), which gives rise to MDKDTRAEYENQSQQLRIDLKTWETEWAKSHDGQKPGRGDIKANKDIGKFPKSHYNKVRDILSGKIPIPSKEAPESAKGKLDGLPAQTPTKQNKHIETPAKNRTQHHDEELMNTPAISRKLFSPTSVTSVGPTPQRDGQVLGLFDLLVEKELGTPSRNDSAIKTGSARKIDATPSKRSAATDDDEEERLGRTPMSSSKRQRLNHFMTPLKNKDRNHDAVTPSSISKLQFDTPAFLKRNTLPVLDENGDFDAPAPLRLPRKPFARGLSEIVASLRKVEEENLDDDLDALRDVEDGGAGEAKPKTFFPSKPKDNVPVYDNETQQLPLGGFDDEGAYDSPVEGDNPTRVYKKKGQKRTTRMAKMRPVRVKRPEDMAANPQSDVENDEVQAGGEDAGSDFDEISEKKPTQKKEGAVKKAARKVNELAHANFQRLKLRNHGSKGGPGFNSRFRRRK